Proteins encoded in a region of the Nicotiana tomentosiformis chromosome 9, ASM39032v3, whole genome shotgun sequence genome:
- the LOC138899272 gene encoding uncharacterized protein, whose product MEVNINDMLVKSLNAGDHLKHLQETFDILRKHNMKLNPENGSVLVYDIFDTKEELMQQYVVKVQALLERFQEWSITHIPREDNTEADALANLGSSTEIKRSEFETVVQLMNSVLNTDSYYEINSTSLVWDLRNEIIDYLEHGKLPEDPKASRVLRAKATCYSFKKGQLYRKSFQGPLARCLRASEGNYVMREVHEGICGNHLGANSLVLKLVQA is encoded by the exons atggaagttaaTATAaatgatatgctcgttaagtctttgaatgcaggtgaccacctcaagcatttgcaagaaacattcgacatcctgaggaagcataacatgaaacttaatcctGAGAACGGGTCAGTTCTt gtctacgacatctttgataccaaagaagaacttatgcaacaatacgtggtaaaggtccaaGCTCTTTTGGAACGATTCcaggagtggtcaattactcatatcccaaggGAGGATAACACAGAAgcagatgcattagcaaacttaggatcatcAACGGAAATAAAGAGATCAGAGTTCGAGACGGTAGTGCAACTGATGAATTCAGTCCTGAATACGGATAGTTACTATGAGATAAATTCGACTAGTTTGGTTTGGGACTTgagaaatgaaataatcgactatctcgagcacggaaagttgcccgaagaccccaaagcatcacgggTGTTACGCGCCAAAGCTACATgttatagcttcaagaaaggccaattgtatagaaaatctttccaaggcccgctggcccggtGCTTAAGAGCGTCAGAAGgtaattatgtcatgagagaagtccacgaagggatatgcggcaatcacttGGGCGCAaattctttggtgctgaagttggtacAAGCATGA